In Vicinamibacteria bacterium, the following are encoded in one genomic region:
- a CDS encoding ribbon-helix-helix protein, CopG family, which translates to MVRTHIRLTEDQARRLRARARERGVSVAELIRQCVETELAEHTPTRAELYNRAASLVERFAERRGARDLAGKHDDYLDRAFD; encoded by the coding sequence TTCGAACGCACATCCGATTGACCGAGGATCAGGCACGCCGACTTCGTGCAAGAGCAAGGGAACGTGGGGTTTCCGTCGCTGAGCTCATTCGTCAATGCGTCGAGACCGAACTAGCGGAGCATACACCGACTCGAGCGGAGCTCTACAATAGAGCGGCAAGCCTCGTCGAGCGCTTTGCCGAACGCCGTGGGGCTCGCGACCTGGCCGGGAAACACGACGACTACCTCGACCGGGCTTTCGATTGA